The following proteins are encoded in a genomic region of Oncorhynchus keta strain PuntledgeMale-10-30-2019 chromosome 8, Oket_V2, whole genome shotgun sequence:
- the LOC118377085 gene encoding brain-enriched guanylate kinase-associated protein-like gives MKKIYIGKTALKVSRNGSKHQKKSSLQEQKEDLRKRLSYTTHKLELLESEFDSTRQYLETELRRAQEELDKFTDKLRRIQSSYSALQRINQDLEDKIHRNSQHHDNEKRALSREIIVLNNHLMEAKLTIEKLQEDNDLYRKDCNLAAQLLQCNKSHYRTQLSELPAEFQERVTMHMDGSPLCHTVYADSVPASVIAKVLEKPDEACSGSQASSSPSPQPQDQGFLLDTLDRDERLGLRAAYKSDLYSSDTALYCPVDQNRERRPSMDVHSQRKLLYGPQISTDSNPEEGTLLGLRSGFSQECFAKFPTSLGPASGSSYSSFSGGGSDDNKGNGPPSSTASSPHHHSLYMDWRDGGDYERKSDSSWEKDSPSGGGFAKVHAVFQQAGDHGGAHHQNGSSPVYSRTMSSCFSEPYEPLPPSSSPSVAYGDSRRGSTLAPEEEEPIGRWRQLSAEDLNSHSYCSPGRASPYSFSEQHFSVRPAKIRLGPLYSSFQEGPDYYQGGVGPIMDPPVCFSTPSPECSPVGGLRQSHQSHNQQAHQTHLYRAKEDSQESEHILYHSGSPENREGSFDVAGAGGGVGGAGQTKEYVDISPNSSNESLNQRSLEMAAELQHYQSEMQPPSPPQGSPPPPPPPPCPPPPQYHNIGTLGLSRKDSLTKAQLYGTLLN, from the exons ATGAAAAAGATATATATCGGCAAAACGGCCCTAAAAGTCTCCCGAAATGGCAGTAAACATCAGAAAAAGAG CTCTTTGCAGGAACAGAAAGAGGACCTCCGAAAGCGTCTGTCCTACACCACCCACAAGCTGGAGCTGCTAGAGAGCGAGTTTGACTCCACCCGACAGTACCTGGAGACAGAGCTACGCCGTGCCCAGGAGGAACTCGACAAGTTCACCGACAAACTACGCAG AATACAAAGCAGCTACTCAGCACTGCAGAGGATCAACCAGGACCTGGAGGATAAGATCCATAGAAAT tctcAGCACCATGACAACGAGAAGAGAGCCCTGAGCAGAGAGATCATCGTGCTCAACAACCACCTGATGGAGGCCAAGCTGACCATTGAAAAACTACAGGAGGACAAT gacctgtACAGGAAGGACTGTAACCTGGCAGCCCAGCTGCTCCAGTGTAACAAGTCCCATTATAGAACCCAGCTTTCTGAG tTGCCTGCTGAATTCCAGGAACGAGTGACCATGCACATGGATGGCTCACCTCTTTGCCACACCGTGTACGCTGACTCCGTCCCCGCCTCCGTCATCGCCAAAGTACTGGAGAAGCCCGACGAGGCCTGCAGCGGCAGCCAAGCTTCCAGTTCGCCTAGCCCCCAACCCCAGGACCAAGGCTTCCTCCTGGACACCCTGGATAGAGACGAGCGCCTGGGCCTCCGGGCAGCATACAAGTCAGACCTGTACAGCAGTGACACAGCCCTCTATTGCCCGGTCGATCAGAACCGTGAACGCAGGCCAAGCATGGACGTCCACAGCCAGAGGAAGCTGCTCTACGGCCCCCAGATCTCCACGGACAGTAACCCAGAGGAGGGTACCTTGTTGGGGCTGAGGTCTGGCTTCTCCCAGGAGTGCTTCGCCAAGTTCCCCACCTCTCTGGGCCCCGCCTCAGGCAGCTCCTACTCCAGCTTCAGCGGAGGGGGCTCAGATGACAACAAAGGCAATGGCCCTCCCAGCAgcacagcctcctctccccaccaccaCTCCCTCTACATGGactggagggatgggggagactATGAGAGGAAGAGCGACTCCTCCTGGGAGAAGGACAGTCCCAGCGGTGGAGGCTTCGCCAAGGTCCACGCTGTCTTCCAGCAGGCCGGCGATCATGGTGGAGCACACCACCAGAACGGCAGCTCACCCGTCTACAGCCGCACCATGTCCTCATGCTTCAGCGAGCCCTAcgaacccctccctccctcctcctcaccaagCGTTGCCTACGGAGACAGCCGCCGCGGCAGCACGCTGGCACCAGAGGAGGAGGAGCCGATTGGCCGCTGGAGACAGCTGAGCGCGGAGGATCTAAACTCCCACTCGTACTGCTCGCCCGGTCGGGCCTCGCCCTACAGCTTCTCTGAGCAGCACTTCTCAGTTCGGCCCGCCAAGATCCGCCTTGGACCCCTCTACAGCAGCTTCCAGGAGGGGCCCGACTACTACCAGGGAGGGGTAGGACCCATCATGGACCCCCCGGTGTGCTTCTCCACGCCCAGCCCCGAGTGCAGCCCTGTGGGGGGCCTCCGTCAGTCCCATCAGTCCCACAACCAGCAGGCCCACCAGACCCATCTCTACCGGGCCAAGGAGGACAGCCAGGAGTCGGAGCACATCCTTTACCACTCAGGGAGCCCCGAAAACAGGGAGGGCAGCTTTGATGTGGCGGGGGCCGGAGGAGGAGTTGGAGGAGCGGGACAGACCAAGGAGTACGTGGACATCAGCCCCAACAGCTCCAATGAGTCCCTAAACCAGAGGTCCCTGGAGATGGCTGCCGAACTGCAGCACTACCAGTCCGAGATGCAGCCCCCTTCGCCCCCCCAGGGCAGTCCACCACCGCCCCCGCCACCACCTTGTCCCCCTCCACCGCAGTATCACAATATTGGCACATTGGGACTTTCGAGAAAGGACAGTCTCACCAAAGCCCAGCTGTATGGAACACTTCTGAACTGA
- the LOC118377084 gene encoding retinol dehydrogenase 14-like produces the protein MSAAIIVAAVVGGGILLIVRRMFPRKKAVELLRYPADMMRGKTVIVTGANSGIGKATAGELLKLQARVIMACRDQQMAEEAAQDIKKQAGPEHGEVVIKHLDLASLQSVRSFCEEILKEEQQVDVLINNAGIYQCPYTKTEEGFEMQLGVNHLGHFLLTHLLLDLLKRSSPSRVVVVSSKLYKYGSINFDDLNSERSYNKAFCYSQSKLANLLFTHQLARRLEEEGVTGVTVNALTPGIVRTRLGRHIHIPFLAKPLFYLASLFFFKSPLEGAQTPLYLACSPDVEGVAGKCFANCEEEELIPKATDDQAAKRLWDLSETMVGIKTQ, from the exons ATGTCAGCTGCGATTATTGTGGCCGCTGTCGTCGGCGGTGGAATACTGCTAATTGTTCGCAGAATGTTCCCCCGGAAGAAAGCGGTCGAGTTGCTCCGGTACCCGGCCGATATGATGCGGGGAAAGACGGTCATTGTGACCGGGGCGAACAGCGGCATAGGGAAGGCCACGGCCGGGGAGCTGCTCAAACTCCAGGCCCGGGTGATTATGGCCTGTCGGGATCAGCAGATGGCTGAGGAAGCAGCGCAGGACATCAAGAAGCAAGCGGGGCCAGAACACGGAGAGGTGGTGATCAAACACCTGGACCTCGCCTCGCTTCAGTCTGTGCGGAGCTTTTGCGAGGAGATCCTGAAG GAAGAACAACAAGTCGATGTGCTCATCAACAACGCAGGCATTTACCAGTGTCCCTACACGAAGACAGAGGAGGGGTTTGAGATGCAGCTGGGGGTCAACCACCTGGGTCACTTCCTCCTCACCCACCtcctcctggacctcctcaagCGCTCCTCCCCCAGCCGCGTGGTGGTGGTCTCCTCCAAGCTCTACAAGTATGGCAGCATCAACTTCGACGACCTCAACAG TGAGAGAAGCTACAACAAAGCCTTCTGCTACAGCCAGAGCAAGCTGGCTAATCTGCTCTTCACCCACCAGCTGGCCCGGCGCCTGGAGGAGGAGGGCGTCACGGGGGTAACGGTCAATGCCCTCACCCCAGGCATCGTGAGGACCAGGCTGGGCAGGCACATCCACATCCCCTTCCTGGCCAAACCTCTCTTTTACCTGGCCTCGTTGTTCTTCTTCAAGAGCCCACTGGAGGGAGCTCAGACGCCACTCTACCTGGCGTGTTCACCCGACGTGGAGGGCGTGGCGGGGAAGTGCTTTGCTAACTGCGAGGAGGAGGAGCTGATTCCCAAGGCGACAGACGATCAGGCGGCCAAGAGACTGTGGGACCTGAGTGAGACCATGGTGGGGATAAAAACTCAATAA